The Alkalibacter saccharofermentans DSM 14828 genome has a window encoding:
- the purB gene encoding adenylosuccinate lyase yields MTNEYISPLIERYASKEMSYVFSHDNKFGTWRKLWVALAKGEKEQGLNITDEQIRELEDNVDNIDYEAANRYEKELRHDVMAHVHAYGDQCPNAKAIIHLGATSAYVGDNTDVIVYTQGLLNVRKKLVNCIDKLSKFALEYKDLPTLGFTHFQPAQLTTVGKRASLWIQDLLMDLEELDFVLDTVKLRGVKGTTGTQASFMELFEGNHEKIQKLDEFIAKEMGFKASYAVTGQTYPRKFDSRVCNVLSSVAQSLYKFSNDMRLLQHLKEIEEPFEKKQIGSSAMAYKRNPMRAERIGALARYVVISALNPAITASTQWFERTLDDSANKRIAIPESFLAVDAILNICLNISEGMVVYDKVIKQRIEKELPFMATENIIMQGVKKGGDRQELHERIRIHSMEAGKMVKVEGKENDLIERIKGDPAFNLSEQDLENVLDASKYIGRAPEQVVELFENHIKPILEANADLLGEKGEVNV; encoded by the coding sequence ATGACTAACGAATATATAAGTCCGTTAATTGAAAGATACGCTTCAAAGGAAATGAGCTATGTTTTTTCTCATGACAACAAATTTGGAACATGGAGAAAACTGTGGGTTGCTTTAGCCAAAGGAGAAAAAGAACAGGGTCTTAATATAACCGATGAACAGATACGTGAACTTGAAGACAATGTCGACAATATAGATTACGAAGCAGCAAATAGATATGAAAAAGAGCTGAGACATGATGTAATGGCTCATGTGCATGCTTATGGAGACCAGTGTCCAAATGCAAAGGCCATAATCCACTTGGGAGCTACAAGCGCTTATGTAGGAGACAACACAGATGTTATAGTCTACACTCAGGGCCTGCTCAACGTAAGGAAAAAGCTTGTAAACTGCATCGACAAACTGTCTAAATTTGCCCTTGAGTACAAAGACCTGCCTACTTTGGGCTTTACTCACTTTCAGCCTGCTCAGTTAACTACTGTAGGTAAAAGAGCAAGCCTTTGGATTCAGGACCTATTGATGGACCTTGAAGAGCTCGACTTTGTATTAGACACTGTCAAGCTAAGAGGGGTTAAAGGTACTACCGGAACGCAAGCAAGCTTTATGGAGCTTTTTGAAGGTAACCACGAAAAGATACAAAAGCTGGATGAGTTCATAGCAAAGGAAATGGGTTTTAAAGCAAGCTATGCCGTTACAGGGCAAACGTATCCTAGGAAATTTGATTCCAGAGTATGCAACGTGCTAAGCAGCGTGGCACAGTCCCTTTACAAGTTCAGCAACGATATGAGATTGCTTCAACACTTAAAGGAAATAGAAGAGCCTTTCGAGAAAAAACAGATAGGATCATCTGCAATGGCGTATAAAAGAAATCCTATGAGAGCGGAAAGAATTGGGGCATTGGCCAGGTACGTCGTTATTTCTGCCCTCAATCCGGCAATAACTGCCTCGACCCAATGGTTCGAGAGGACTTTGGATGACTCAGCCAACAAAAGGATCGCTATTCCCGAATCTTTCCTTGCAGTAGATGCAATTTTAAATATCTGTTTAAATATATCAGAAGGAATGGTCGTATACGACAAGGTCATCAAGCAGCGAATTGAAAAAGAACTCCCTTTTATGGCTACAGAAAATATCATTATGCAGGGTGTTAAAAAAGGTGGAGATAGACAAGAGCTGCACGAAAGAATCAGGATTCACTCGATGGAAGCTGGTAAAATGGTAAAAGTTGAAGGCAAGGAAAATGATCTTATCGAGAGAATCAAAGGCGATCCTGCATTCAATTTAAGCGAGCAAGACTTGGAAAACGTATTGGATGCCAGCAAGTATATCGGTCGCGCCCCTGAGCAGGTTGTAGAACTGTTTGAAAACCATATAAAGC
- a CDS encoding pyridoxal phosphate-dependent aminotransferase has protein sequence MKKMISDRVAETKPSITLAITAKAKEMVKSGEDVVGFGAGEPDFDTPEFIKEGAIQAIKDGHTKYTPATGILELRELICEKLKNDNGLSYTPDQILVNSGAKHSLSTAFQSILNEGDEVLVPVPYWVSYPEIVRIAGGIPVFVETKEEDDFKLTGEAFEKSITDKTKAIYINSPSNPVGAIYSIEELKVIADIAVKHQIYVVSDEIYEKLIYDGDEHVSIASLNEDIKKLTIVVNGMSKSHAMTGWRLGYTAANPEVAKAMGTIQGHAVSHPSSITQYAGIAALKCPECVLDGMLSEYDSRRKYCIERLDEIEELSYIYPKGAFYVFINVSWLFGKKYRGTLIKGSMDFANLILDNEKVALVPGVAFGADKFVRISYATSMEEIGKGIDRIEKFIKEVE, from the coding sequence ATGAAAAAAATGATTTCTGACAGAGTGGCGGAGACTAAACCGTCAATAACATTGGCGATAACTGCCAAAGCAAAAGAAATGGTAAAATCAGGAGAAGACGTTGTAGGATTTGGTGCAGGGGAACCTGATTTCGATACGCCGGAATTTATAAAAGAGGGTGCTATCCAAGCAATAAAAGACGGACATACAAAGTACACTCCTGCAACAGGGATATTGGAACTTAGGGAATTGATATGTGAAAAATTAAAAAATGACAACGGTCTGTCATATACACCAGATCAGATACTTGTAAATAGCGGAGCAAAACACAGTCTTTCAACTGCTTTTCAAAGCATCTTGAATGAAGGCGACGAGGTACTGGTTCCGGTTCCTTACTGGGTCAGCTATCCCGAAATAGTTAGAATAGCAGGAGGAATACCGGTTTTTGTCGAAACAAAAGAGGAAGATGACTTCAAATTGACAGGAGAGGCATTTGAAAAAAGCATCACTGATAAAACAAAGGCCATATATATAAATTCGCCGTCAAACCCTGTTGGTGCAATTTACTCAATAGAAGAACTTAAGGTAATCGCGGACATCGCAGTCAAACATCAGATATATGTGGTATCCGATGAGATATACGAAAAGCTTATATACGACGGAGATGAGCACGTCAGCATAGCATCGCTCAATGAAGATATCAAAAAACTTACTATCGTGGTAAACGGCATGTCGAAATCACATGCAATGACAGGTTGGAGGCTTGGTTATACTGCAGCAAATCCAGAGGTTGCCAAGGCAATGGGAACCATTCAAGGACATGCAGTTTCACATCCTTCGTCAATAACGCAATACGCTGGAATAGCAGCGCTTAAATGTCCTGAATGTGTTTTGGACGGAATGCTTTCAGAATATGACAGTAGACGAAAGTACTGCATAGAGAGACTTGATGAGATAGAAGAGTTAAGCTATATCTATCCGAAGGGCGCATTCTACGTCTTTATCAACGTATCATGGCTGTTTGGCAAAAAGTACAGAGGAACATTAATTAAAGGATCGATGGATTTCGCCAACTTAATATTGGACAACGAAAAAGTTGCATTGGTACCTGGTGTAGCTTTTGGAGCAGACAAGTTTGTTAGGATATCTTATGCTACAAGCATGGAAGAGATTGGAAAGGGAATAGACCGAATAGAAAAGTTTATCAAGGAGGTAGAGTGA
- a CDS encoding PHP domain-containing protein → MNKYADLHIHSSHSDGVLTPREIMERARRRRLKAISITDHDTLNGSFEALKIADEYDVEVLPGIEFSCEFEGHDIHVIAYFKNKDLSGLDDVLNHLRKKRIDRAYKMAEKFKDIGIDIPINEIIENNESIGRPHFARELLKQGIVKSFEEAFERYLTPGMPCYVSKEKLTVSEGIQMIHSFNGAAILAHPGLIDDELVIEKLIVEEFDGFEVYHPKHTQKDKLRFYGICKNKNLLVTGGSDFHQEDTSKKNQIGGEKLTYSYVENIYKFLSKK, encoded by the coding sequence ATGAATAAATATGCAGATTTACATATACATTCATCACACTCCGATGGAGTCTTGACCCCCAGAGAAATAATGGAAAGAGCACGACGGAGAAGACTAAAAGCCATCTCAATAACCGATCATGACACTTTAAACGGTTCGTTTGAAGCTTTGAAGATAGCAGATGAATACGACGTTGAGGTATTGCCGGGGATTGAATTCAGCTGTGAATTTGAAGGCCATGACATACATGTTATAGCTTATTTCAAAAATAAAGACCTGTCGGGCCTAGACGATGTGCTCAATCACCTCAGAAAAAAACGGATTGACAGGGCATATAAAATGGCTGAAAAATTCAAAGATATAGGAATAGATATTCCCATAAATGAAATAATAGAAAATAATGAAAGCATAGGAAGACCTCACTTTGCCCGAGAGCTTTTAAAACAGGGAATCGTAAAGAGTTTTGAAGAAGCATTTGAGAGGTATCTTACTCCTGGCATGCCCTGTTATGTGTCCAAGGAAAAGTTGACAGTTTCTGAAGGAATCCAGATGATACATTCTTTTAATGGAGCAGCTATATTGGCACATCCAGGCCTAATCGATGACGAATTGGTTATTGAGAAGCTGATTGTTGAGGAATTTGACGGATTCGAAGTTTACCATCCCAAACATACCCAAAAGGATAAGCTTCGATTTTACGGCATTTGCAAAAATAAAAACCTGCTGGTAACAGGAGGTTCTGATTTTCATCAAGAGGATACTTCAAAAAAGAATCAAATTGGTGGGGAAAAACTAACATATTCGTATGTAGAAAATATATATAAATTTCTTTCAAAGAAATAA
- a CDS encoding TIGR00282 family metallophosphoesterase, translated as MKILVLGDIVGRPGRNIIKDNLKSIQDEFDIDFTIANGENASSGLGITEKNASDMIDWGVDVITTGNHVWDKKETEGYIDNYDWILRPANYPDPCPGKGYIIKEKNGAKIAVINTSGLVYLKSLDCPFKKIDEILLEIPSDVKIRILDFHAEATAEKISMGYYCSQRVSLVFGTHTHVQTADCRILDDYTGYITDVGMTGPLDGVIGVDRDIILKGFLSKRPGKYSIAYGPVQINGLVADIDESGKCKELFNFIKIYE; from the coding sequence ATGAAGATTTTAGTGCTGGGAGATATAGTAGGTCGTCCGGGAAGAAATATAATCAAAGACAATTTAAAATCCATCCAAGATGAATTTGATATCGACTTTACTATAGCGAATGGAGAGAACGCTTCGTCAGGATTGGGCATAACCGAAAAGAACGCCTCGGATATGATTGACTGGGGAGTCGATGTAATTACTACAGGAAACCACGTATGGGACAAGAAAGAAACTGAAGGTTATATAGATAATTATGACTGGATACTGCGTCCGGCAAATTATCCGGATCCATGCCCAGGCAAGGGTTATATCATAAAAGAAAAAAATGGCGCTAAAATTGCGGTAATAAATACATCCGGACTGGTTTACCTTAAAAGCCTAGATTGCCCTTTTAAAAAAATAGATGAGATTCTTTTGGAAATACCATCTGATGTAAAGATTAGAATTTTAGACTTTCACGCAGAGGCAACTGCTGAAAAGATCAGTATGGGTTATTATTGTTCTCAAAGAGTTTCGTTGGTTTTTGGTACCCATACCCATGTTCAAACAGCAGATTGCAGAATATTGGATGATTATACAGGGTATATCACCGATGTAGGCATGACCGGACCTCTTGACGGTGTCATAGGGGTAGATAGGGATATAATTTTGAAAGGTTTTTTAAGCAAAAGACCTGGAAAATACTCAATTGCATACGGACCTGTTCAGATTAACGGATTGGTTGCAGATATTGACGAATCAGGCAAATGCAAGGAATTATTCAATTTTATAAAAATTTATGAGTGA